A region of Selenomonadales bacterium 4137-cl DNA encodes the following proteins:
- a CDS encoding radical SAM protein, translating to MYYRLQEYCRLVAGARRGAIYNLQTGKVLSINQGALQLLLACQQSPLEDVLDIRAPEDKTFVDFLHRLTEMGLGSFYLDKPAAGRAPAPAAEPSKLNFLWLELTSSCNNKCLHCYATSGPCADSDAVPHDRWLSLISEARAAGAGAIQLIGGEPLLYPRWRELVEKARAENFEFIEIFTNATLIDDDCVAFCKRHGVNIATTIYADNAAVHDRVTLNPGSFAKTMAAVDKILAAKIPLRIASIIMKANEHEVKNIMDLCARLGVEVTPPDVVRPTGRGDDKDLLPAAYVKPPIRPPFYTDPETFDKAQRCHTCLDGKIAVTAGGDVIPCIFARSEICGNILASSLADVLNGQRLQQCWRTTKDQVEKCKDCEYRYACTDCRPLAQGSDSAKRWLACSVDCPYNPYTGKWEE from the coding sequence TTGTACTACCGGCTACAGGAATACTGCCGGCTGGTCGCTGGCGCCCGCCGCGGCGCAATCTACAACCTGCAAACAGGCAAAGTCCTGTCCATCAACCAGGGCGCCCTCCAGCTCCTCCTCGCCTGCCAGCAAAGCCCCCTGGAGGATGTCCTGGACATACGCGCCCCCGAAGACAAAACCTTCGTCGACTTCCTCCACCGCCTGACCGAAATGGGTCTGGGCTCCTTCTACCTCGACAAGCCGGCCGCCGGCCGCGCCCCAGCCCCGGCCGCGGAACCCTCCAAACTCAACTTCCTGTGGCTTGAGCTCACCTCATCGTGCAACAACAAATGCCTCCACTGCTACGCCACCAGCGGACCCTGCGCCGACAGCGACGCCGTGCCCCACGACAGGTGGCTTTCCCTCATCTCCGAAGCTCGCGCCGCCGGCGCCGGCGCCATCCAGCTCATCGGCGGCGAGCCCCTCCTCTACCCCCGCTGGCGGGAACTGGTCGAAAAAGCCCGCGCCGAAAACTTCGAATTCATCGAAATCTTCACCAACGCCACCCTCATCGACGACGACTGCGTAGCTTTCTGCAAGCGGCACGGCGTCAACATCGCCACAACCATCTACGCCGACAACGCCGCCGTCCACGACCGCGTCACCCTCAACCCCGGCAGCTTCGCGAAAACCATGGCCGCCGTCGACAAAATCCTCGCCGCCAAAATACCCCTGCGCATCGCCTCCATAATCATGAAAGCCAACGAGCACGAAGTCAAAAACATCATGGACCTGTGCGCCAGACTCGGTGTCGAGGTCACCCCTCCCGACGTCGTCCGTCCCACCGGCCGCGGCGACGACAAGGACCTTCTCCCGGCAGCCTATGTCAAACCGCCCATCCGGCCGCCCTTCTACACCGATCCCGAAACCTTCGACAAAGCGCAGCGCTGCCACACCTGCCTCGACGGAAAAATCGCCGTCACCGCCGGCGGCGACGTCATCCCCTGCATCTTCGCCCGCAGCGAGATATGCGGCAACATACTCGCCTCGTCCCTCGCCGACGTACTTAACGGGCAGCGCCTTCAGCAGTGCTGGCGCACCACCAAGGACCAGGTCGAAAAATGCAAAGACTGCGAATACCGTTACGCCTGCACCGACTGCCGGCCGCTGGCCCAGGGTTCGGACTCCGCCAAGCGCTGGCTGGCCTGCTCGGTGGACTGTCCGTACAACCCCTATACTGGAAAATGGGAGGAATGA
- a CDS encoding class I SAM-dependent methyltransferase has protein sequence MKIIENNKIALKTLEKCLARPEIFTKGTAKFWDDDHISGQMLRLHLNPDIEAASKTAATITAETAFIIDTTAMNGGKTVLDLGCGPGLYVKEFARTGAKVTGIDLSARSVRHAAETVGPEYPDTTFVNMNYLDLAYRETFDIATLIFYDFGALDPGEQRRLLARVHAALKDNGVFVFDVMSRNWKNPLGSGVAIHQSGFWRPDPYIEILTAFSYDDPRTEARQYAIIGERGDTEVIRIYIRLFGLEEIIRLLADHNFTVEKIFKNLKGDPLDERAETYAIFARKA, from the coding sequence ATGAAAATCATCGAAAACAATAAAATCGCCCTCAAAACCCTGGAGAAATGCCTCGCCAGGCCGGAAATCTTCACCAAAGGAACGGCCAAGTTCTGGGACGACGACCACATATCCGGGCAAATGCTGCGGCTTCACCTTAACCCCGACATCGAAGCCGCCAGCAAAACCGCCGCCACGATCACCGCCGAAACCGCCTTCATAATCGACACCACCGCGATGAACGGCGGCAAAACGGTGCTCGACCTCGGCTGCGGTCCCGGCCTTTATGTCAAAGAATTCGCCAGGACAGGCGCGAAGGTTACGGGCATCGACCTTTCCGCGCGGTCGGTCCGCCACGCCGCCGAAACCGTCGGACCGGAATATCCCGATACGACCTTCGTAAACATGAATTATCTCGACCTTGCATACCGGGAAACCTTCGACATCGCCACCCTCATCTTCTATGACTTCGGCGCCCTCGACCCCGGCGAGCAGCGCAGACTGCTCGCCCGCGTCCACGCCGCCCTCAAAGATAACGGCGTGTTCGTCTTCGACGTGATGTCCCGCAACTGGAAAAACCCCCTGGGTAGCGGCGTCGCAATCCACCAAAGCGGCTTCTGGCGCCCCGACCCGTACATCGAAATCCTCACCGCCTTTTCCTACGACGACCCGCGGACCGAGGCGCGGCAGTACGCCATCATCGGCGAACGCGGCGACACCGAAGTCATCCGCATCTACATCCGGCTGTTCGGGCTGGAAGAAATAATCCGCCTGCTCGCCGACCACAACTTTACGGTCGAGAAAATTTTTAAAAACCTCAAAGGCGACCCCCTGGACGAACGCGCGGAAACGTACGCGATCTTCGCGCGCAAAGCCTAA
- a CDS encoding 2-oxoacid:acceptor oxidoreductase family protein translates to MDKILLAGFGGQGVMFVGKILTYAGMLDGREVCWIPSYGPEMRGGTANCSVLVADEEIHSPVIEYADFAIVLNQPSYDKFLPRVKPGGVLVANSSIISTAEKRDDIEVIAVPAGDMANELGNVSLANMVCLGALLPKLTMVDMASVEKAVSAVVGKKKPELYELNLAAVRKGLGQ, encoded by the coding sequence ATGGATAAGATTCTGCTGGCCGGCTTCGGCGGCCAGGGCGTGATGTTCGTCGGCAAGATCCTCACCTACGCCGGCATGCTCGACGGGCGCGAGGTGTGCTGGATCCCTTCCTACGGCCCGGAGATGCGGGGCGGCACAGCCAACTGCTCGGTGCTGGTCGCCGACGAGGAAATCCATTCCCCGGTCATTGAATACGCCGATTTCGCGATCGTGCTGAATCAGCCGTCGTACGACAAGTTTCTGCCGCGGGTCAAGCCGGGCGGGGTGCTGGTGGCGAACAGCTCGATCATTTCCACGGCCGAGAAGCGCGACGATATCGAGGTTATCGCCGTGCCGGCCGGGGATATGGCCAACGAGCTGGGAAACGTCAGCCTGGCCAATATGGTGTGCCTGGGGGCGCTGCTGCCCAAGCTGACGATGGTGGATATGGCCAGCGTCGAGAAGGCTGTGAGCGCCGTGGTCGGCAAGAAGAAGCCCGAGCTGTACGAGCTTAATCTGGCGGCGGTGAGGAAGGGCCTCGGTCAATGA
- a CDS encoding thiamine pyrophosphate-dependent enzyme yields MQRVFGRPKGLTELPFHYCPGCTHGVIHRLIGEVLEELDIIGDTIGVAPVGCAGFSLDFFACDFVGAAHGRAQAVATGIKRALPDKLVFTYQGDGDIAAIGTAHAIHVAARGEKITSIMVNNAVFGMTGGQMAPTTIGGQITTTSPYGRDCSLVGAPIDMPKTVATLNGAVYVAACSVDTPKNIMETKKCLKKAFQVQQAGLGYALVSILSTCPTNWGLSPADSLKWLRENMMPVYEMGELKVAEEVKAL; encoded by the coding sequence GTGCAAAGAGTATTCGGCCGACCCAAGGGCCTTACCGAGCTGCCTTTCCATTACTGCCCCGGCTGTACCCACGGCGTTATCCACCGCCTGATTGGCGAGGTGCTGGAGGAGCTCGATATCATCGGCGATACCATCGGCGTGGCGCCGGTGGGCTGCGCCGGTTTTTCCCTCGATTTCTTCGCCTGCGATTTCGTGGGCGCCGCCCACGGTCGCGCCCAGGCGGTGGCCACGGGCATCAAGCGGGCCCTGCCCGACAAGCTGGTTTTCACTTACCAGGGCGACGGCGACATCGCCGCGATCGGCACCGCCCACGCCATTCATGTGGCGGCCCGCGGCGAGAAGATAACTTCGATCATGGTTAACAATGCGGTGTTCGGCATGACCGGCGGCCAGATGGCGCCGACGACGATCGGCGGCCAGATCACGACGACCAGCCCCTATGGCCGCGACTGCTCCCTGGTGGGAGCGCCGATCGATATGCCGAAGACGGTGGCGACTTTGAACGGCGCGGTGTATGTCGCCGCCTGCTCGGTCGATACGCCGAAGAATATCATGGAGACCAAGAAGTGCCTGAAGAAGGCTTTTCAGGTGCAGCAGGCGGGGCTTGGATACGCGCTGGTCAGCATCCTGTCGACCTGTCCGACCAACTGGGGCCTGTCGCCGGCCGACAGCCTGAAGTGGCTGCGGGAGAATATGATGCCTGTCTACGAGATGGGCGAGCTTAAGGTGGCCGAGGAGGTGAAGGCGCTGTGA
- the vorB gene encoding 3-methyl-2-oxobutanoate dehydrogenase subunit VorB, whose amino-acid sequence MSKELMKGNEAIGEAAIRAGCKLFFGYPITPSTEIVEYLSKHLPKAGGTLLQGEDEVASINMCYGAASTGARVMTASSSPGFSLKQEGMSYLAATELPVVVVNVTRTGPGLGGLGPTQADYFQCTKGGGHGGYRQIVLAPSKGQELYDFTMEAFDLADKYRTPVVILSDGFLGQMMEPVELKKRPKAELPAKDWAVGGCKGRAKRKVANYALTNEIGEANNLHLEAKYAEMKDSLQRWEAFQAEDAEYLIVGYGTCGRIAKSAVLKARKQGLKVGLIRPITLWPFPEEAFANLDGVKGILTVELNFGQMVEDVKLAVECRAPVYLHNRLGGMLPSENEILRKLGQVFDLAVEV is encoded by the coding sequence GTGTCCAAGGAGCTTATGAAGGGGAACGAGGCTATTGGCGAAGCGGCTATCCGCGCCGGCTGCAAGCTGTTTTTCGGCTACCCGATAACCCCTTCGACCGAGATTGTCGAATATTTGTCTAAGCATCTTCCCAAGGCGGGCGGTACCCTCCTGCAGGGGGAGGATGAGGTGGCTTCGATCAATATGTGTTACGGCGCCGCGTCGACCGGCGCCAGGGTTATGACAGCCTCGTCCAGTCCGGGGTTCAGCCTCAAGCAGGAGGGGATGTCGTACCTGGCGGCGACCGAGCTGCCGGTGGTGGTGGTGAATGTGACCCGCACCGGCCCCGGCCTCGGCGGGCTGGGACCGACCCAGGCGGATTATTTCCAGTGCACCAAGGGCGGCGGCCATGGCGGCTATCGCCAGATCGTGCTGGCGCCGTCGAAGGGCCAGGAGCTTTATGATTTCACGATGGAGGCTTTCGATCTCGCCGATAAGTACCGCACGCCGGTGGTCATCCTGAGCGACGGATTTCTCGGCCAGATGATGGAACCCGTGGAGCTCAAGAAGCGGCCCAAGGCCGAGCTGCCGGCCAAGGACTGGGCGGTGGGCGGCTGCAAGGGCCGGGCCAAGCGCAAGGTGGCCAACTACGCGCTCACGAATGAGATCGGCGAGGCCAACAATCTCCATTTGGAGGCCAAGTACGCCGAGATGAAGGATAGCCTGCAACGCTGGGAGGCGTTCCAGGCCGAGGACGCCGAGTATCTGATCGTCGGCTACGGCACCTGCGGGCGCATCGCCAAGAGCGCGGTGCTGAAGGCCCGCAAGCAGGGTCTCAAGGTGGGACTGATCCGGCCGATAACCCTCTGGCCGTTCCCGGAGGAGGCGTTCGCCAATCTGGACGGCGTGAAGGGCATCCTGACCGTCGAGCTCAATTTCGGCCAGATGGTGGAAGACGTGAAGCTGGCGGTGGAGTGCCGCGCGCCGGTGTATCTCCATAACCGTCTGGGCGGCATGCTGCCCAGCGAGAATGAAATTCTGCGCAAGCTTGGCCAGGTGTTCGACCTGGCGGTGGAGGTGTAA
- a CDS encoding 4Fe-4S binding protein — translation MAKVVVLGEYCKSCGLCIGVCPRKVLAIGDKPNSKGYYVVVPVDPDKCIGCGLCGTVCPDLALEIYKD, via the coding sequence ATGGCGAAAGTCGTTGTGCTGGGCGAGTACTGCAAGAGCTGCGGCCTGTGTATCGGGGTGTGCCCCCGCAAGGTGCTGGCCATCGGCGACAAGCCCAATTCGAAGGGCTATTACGTGGTGGTGCCGGTCGACCCGGACAAATGTATCGGCTGCGGGCTGTGCGGCACGGTGTGCCCCGATCTGGCCCTGGAGATTTACAAGGATTAG
- a CDS encoding bifunctional enoyl-CoA hydratase/phosphate acetyltransferase — MLRNFQEVLAWAKRPGQMTISVAAAQDKDVLQAVKLAQDNGLASPLLVGDAAVIRPLMAEVGLPADTPVVDEKDMTKAALTAVSLVSKGEAQVVMKGLINTSDFLKAVLHPEVGLRTGRLLSHLAAFEVPGEPKLVFQTDGGMNIAPTLAEKKDILVNAMLVLRALGIERPNVAVLTANEQVNPKMPATMDAKALADMAAAGELPPGIVEGPIALDVALSPEAARHKGLTSRISGQVDLFLMPNIETGNAMGKSLLYYAKAKMAGIVLGARNPVVLTSRSETPEGKLYSIALACLAAGGAERR; from the coding sequence GTGCTGCGTAATTTTCAGGAGGTCCTGGCCTGGGCCAAACGCCCGGGGCAGATGACGATCAGCGTGGCCGCGGCCCAGGACAAGGATGTGCTGCAGGCTGTCAAGCTGGCTCAGGACAACGGTCTGGCCAGTCCCCTGCTGGTGGGCGACGCGGCGGTTATCCGGCCGCTGATGGCGGAGGTCGGCCTGCCGGCCGATACGCCGGTGGTGGACGAGAAGGATATGACCAAGGCGGCGCTGACGGCGGTGTCGCTGGTGAGCAAGGGTGAGGCCCAGGTGGTGATGAAGGGCCTGATAAACACCAGCGATTTTCTCAAGGCGGTGCTCCACCCGGAGGTGGGCCTGCGCACAGGGAGGCTGCTTAGCCATCTGGCGGCGTTCGAGGTGCCGGGGGAGCCGAAGCTGGTTTTTCAGACCGACGGGGGGATGAATATCGCCCCGACCCTGGCGGAGAAGAAGGATATTCTGGTGAACGCCATGCTGGTGCTGCGCGCCTTGGGGATCGAGCGGCCGAATGTGGCCGTGCTGACGGCCAACGAGCAGGTCAATCCGAAGATGCCGGCGACGATGGACGCCAAGGCGCTCGCCGATATGGCGGCGGCCGGCGAGCTGCCGCCGGGGATCGTGGAGGGGCCGATCGCCCTGGATGTGGCGCTCAGCCCGGAGGCGGCCAGGCATAAGGGGCTGACCAGCCGGATTTCCGGGCAGGTGGATCTTTTCCTGATGCCGAATATCGAGACAGGGAACGCGATGGGCAAGTCGCTTCTCTATTACGCCAAGGCCAAGATGGCCGGGATCGTGCTCGGCGCCAGGAATCCGGTGGTGCTGACTTCCCGTTCCGAGACGCCGGAAGGCAAATTATATTCGATCGCTCTGGCCTGCCTGGCGGCGGGCGGGGCGGAAAGGCGGTGA
- the buk gene encoding butyrate kinase produces MERILAINPGNTSTKVAVFDGEKPLFKKTIEHHGEELKGFGRVFDQKEYRLNLILKTLAEAGIAPESLSAAVGRGGLMKPLTSGTYGVNAQMVDDLEHRPAGEHASNLGAALALDIAKKTGVPAFIVDPVSVDEMEEVARISGLPELPRLSLVHALNHKAVARKVAAEKGRRYEELNMVVAHLGSGISVAAHRKGRMIDVSNGKDEGAFSPDRSGGLPASPLMKLCFSGKVTARELAARMMGSGGMYAYLGTRDVREAEKMAAEGNAQAGLVLDAMAYQVAKEIGALATVMAGEVDYVVLTGGIAHSRRITDDVAARVRHIAPVVVFPGEEEMESLMLGALRVLRGEEKAKIYN; encoded by the coding sequence GTGGAAAGGATTCTTGCCATCAACCCCGGGAACACTTCGACCAAGGTGGCCGTGTTCGACGGTGAAAAGCCGCTGTTCAAGAAGACGATCGAGCATCACGGCGAGGAATTGAAGGGGTTCGGCCGCGTTTTCGACCAGAAGGAGTATCGCCTGAATCTGATCCTCAAGACGCTGGCGGAGGCGGGCATCGCGCCGGAGAGCCTGAGCGCGGCTGTCGGCCGCGGCGGGCTGATGAAGCCTTTGACCAGCGGTACGTACGGGGTCAACGCCCAGATGGTCGACGATCTGGAGCACCGCCCGGCCGGCGAGCACGCCTCCAACCTCGGCGCGGCGCTGGCTCTGGACATAGCGAAGAAAACGGGCGTACCGGCGTTTATCGTCGATCCGGTTTCGGTGGACGAGATGGAGGAGGTGGCCCGCATTTCCGGGTTGCCGGAACTGCCGCGCTTAAGCCTCGTCCACGCCCTCAACCACAAGGCGGTGGCCCGCAAGGTGGCCGCCGAGAAGGGCCGGCGCTACGAGGAGCTGAACATGGTGGTGGCTCATCTCGGCTCGGGGATTTCCGTCGCCGCCCACCGCAAGGGCCGGATGATCGATGTCAGCAACGGCAAGGACGAGGGGGCGTTTTCCCCCGACCGCAGCGGCGGGCTGCCGGCGTCGCCGCTGATGAAGCTGTGCTTCTCGGGCAAGGTTACCGCCCGGGAACTGGCGGCCAGGATGATGGGCTCTGGCGGCATGTACGCGTATCTGGGTACGCGGGATGTCCGCGAGGCGGAGAAGATGGCCGCCGAGGGCAATGCCCAGGCCGGCCTGGTGCTGGACGCGATGGCCTATCAGGTGGCGAAGGAGATCGGCGCGCTGGCGACGGTGATGGCCGGCGAGGTGGATTATGTCGTGCTGACCGGCGGCATCGCGCATTCGCGGCGGATCACGGACGATGTGGCCGCCCGCGTCAGGCATATCGCCCCGGTGGTCGTCTTCCCCGGCGAGGAGGAGATGGAGTCGCTGATGCTGGGGGCGTTGCGCGTTTTACGCGGCGAGGAAAAGGCCAAGATTTATAATTAG
- a CDS encoding sodium:solute symporter family protein, whose amino-acid sequence MNIALVIVIAYIVVLYAVSWYSTKLSKGGGYLGYLLAGRGFGPGIVATMIAGLAVGGASTIGVAEGAYKQGLAAGWYNAAWAAGAVAAGFLVAEKFRQFETTSVPEILERHFDTSGRVIGVFGQIVIQMVITSLQYVAGGAILAALMPGIFTFKAGMLVSAVVFIGITLVGGYWAAGLSNLINVMVIYVGIVAGALIVVSNAGGVAKVVASLPAGHPGFDLLAGLPLAMIVAWFVVMLTQTQSIQAVAQIAFAAKDGKRAKLGFILGGLIIFPAGFICAVFGIVAAAKFPGITPAMALPKTLLELNPWVAGLALSGLWAADVSTAVGLLLGSSTLVVNDIYKRFVNPDLPEQRQILISRLTVLIISALTFWMATYAVGIIKTLLIGLTLTTSYTVVLLGLLFFPGLCRKGSAFWTLLTGILFLALWQFVPAIRVVSHPIYLAWPVAVVTFLLVSFLDPRPAKVPGGATRASAG is encoded by the coding sequence GTGAACATCGCTCTCGTTATTGTTATTGCTTATATAGTGGTCCTGTACGCGGTGTCCTGGTATTCGACCAAGTTGAGCAAGGGCGGCGGTTATCTCGGGTACCTGCTCGCCGGCCGCGGCTTCGGCCCCGGCATCGTGGCGACGATGATCGCCGGTTTGGCTGTGGGCGGCGCGTCGACGATCGGCGTGGCCGAGGGGGCCTATAAACAGGGTCTGGCCGCCGGCTGGTACAACGCCGCCTGGGCGGCGGGAGCCGTCGCCGCCGGTTTTCTGGTGGCGGAAAAATTCCGCCAGTTCGAGACGACGTCGGTGCCTGAGATCCTTGAGCGCCATTTCGATACCTCGGGCCGGGTAATCGGCGTCTTCGGGCAGATCGTCATCCAGATGGTCATCACCTCGCTGCAGTACGTGGCCGGCGGAGCCATCCTGGCGGCGCTCATGCCCGGGATATTCACCTTTAAAGCCGGCATGCTGGTCAGCGCCGTCGTGTTCATCGGCATCACGCTGGTGGGCGGCTACTGGGCCGCCGGCCTCAGCAACCTTATCAATGTGATGGTCATTTACGTCGGGATTGTCGCCGGCGCATTAATTGTTGTGAGTAACGCCGGCGGGGTCGCCAAGGTGGTCGCATCGCTGCCCGCCGGCCATCCGGGCTTCGATTTGCTCGCCGGCCTGCCGCTGGCGATGATCGTTGCCTGGTTCGTGGTCATGCTGACCCAGACCCAGTCCATCCAGGCGGTGGCCCAGATCGCTTTCGCCGCCAAGGACGGCAAGCGCGCCAAGCTGGGCTTCATCCTCGGCGGCCTGATCATCTTCCCGGCCGGCTTTATCTGCGCGGTGTTCGGCATCGTGGCCGCCGCCAAGTTCCCCGGCATCACCCCGGCCATGGCCCTGCCCAAGACGCTGCTGGAGCTCAACCCGTGGGTGGCCGGCCTGGCTCTGTCCGGCCTGTGGGCGGCCGACGTGTCGACCGCCGTCGGCCTGCTGCTCGGCAGCTCCACGCTGGTGGTCAACGACATCTATAAGCGGTTCGTCAACCCCGACCTGCCCGAGCAACGGCAGATACTGATATCCCGGTTGACCGTGCTCATCATCAGCGCGCTGACTTTCTGGATGGCGACGTACGCGGTGGGGATCATCAAGACGCTGCTTATCGGCCTGACGCTGACGACCTCGTACACCGTCGTGCTGCTCGGACTGCTGTTCTTCCCGGGCCTGTGCAGGAAGGGCTCGGCCTTCTGGACGCTGCTGACCGGCATCCTTTTCCTGGCCCTGTGGCAGTTCGTGCCGGCCATCCGCGTCGTTTCCCACCCCATCTATCTCGCCTGGCCGGTGGCGGTCGTCACCTTCCTGCTCGTCTCCTTCCTCGACCCGCGTCCGGCCAAGGTGCCCGGCGGGGCGACAAGGGCGTCCGCCGGCTGA
- the larA gene encoding nickel-dependent lactate racemase, which yields MTMYSVHYGKREEVFEIPADYRVNIIGSNPTRPVADMKAGVLAALAAPVGSPPFRQVFGPGDKVVIVVSDVTRLWVRSDVLVPILLDELNAAGVPDADVAVVFATGDHRSQTVEEHRLIVGDEVLRRVRVYDHDCQAADLVDLGRSRRGTAILLNRMVYEAPKLILTGGISYHLLAGFGGGRKSVAPGVAGYATIQENHGLALKAGPGEIGAGVTAGNPVAEDMDEICALAAPDFLLNVVVNENKDFIGIVAGHWREAHAAGTKVVEEAFAVPIRERADVVVASCGGYPKDIQLYQSIKALDNADYAAKDGGAIILVSECFDGPGPEAFLSWFRHGTYAAMSAALHENFTMPGFVALRTRQILESKTVYLVSGLAAETAARVGMKPAASVAAALAEALPAGGGLVHVMPHGTLTFPQLE from the coding sequence ATGACCATGTATAGCGTTCACTACGGCAAACGCGAGGAAGTTTTCGAGATACCGGCTGATTACCGGGTGAATATCATCGGGTCAAACCCCACCCGGCCGGTGGCCGATATGAAGGCGGGAGTGCTGGCCGCGCTGGCGGCGCCGGTCGGTTCGCCGCCTTTCCGGCAGGTGTTCGGGCCCGGCGACAAGGTGGTGATCGTCGTGAGCGACGTTACCCGCCTGTGGGTGCGGAGCGACGTGCTGGTGCCCATCCTGCTCGACGAGCTGAACGCGGCGGGCGTGCCTGACGCCGATGTGGCGGTGGTGTTCGCTACCGGCGACCACCGCAGCCAGACGGTGGAGGAGCACCGCCTGATCGTCGGCGACGAGGTGCTGCGGCGGGTGAGGGTTTACGATCACGACTGCCAGGCGGCCGATCTGGTCGACCTGGGCAGGAGCCGCCGGGGGACGGCGATCCTCCTGAACCGGATGGTGTACGAGGCGCCGAAGCTCATCCTGACGGGCGGCATATCCTATCATCTGCTGGCCGGCTTCGGCGGCGGCCGCAAGAGCGTCGCCCCGGGGGTGGCGGGGTACGCGACCATTCAGGAGAACCACGGTCTGGCGCTCAAGGCGGGGCCGGGCGAGATCGGCGCCGGCGTGACGGCCGGCAACCCGGTGGCCGAGGATATGGACGAGATCTGCGCCCTGGCGGCGCCGGACTTTCTTTTGAATGTGGTGGTGAACGAGAACAAGGATTTCATCGGCATCGTCGCCGGCCATTGGCGCGAGGCCCACGCCGCCGGTACGAAGGTAGTGGAGGAGGCGTTCGCCGTTCCCATCCGGGAAAGGGCGGATGTCGTCGTCGCCAGCTGCGGCGGCTATCCGAAGGATATCCAGCTTTATCAGTCGATCAAGGCGCTCGACAACGCCGACTATGCGGCGAAGGACGGCGGCGCTATCATTCTGGTGAGCGAGTGCTTCGACGGGCCCGGCCCGGAGGCTTTCCTGAGCTGGTTCCGGCACGGGACGTACGCCGCGATGAGCGCGGCCTTGCACGAGAATTTCACCATGCCCGGCTTCGTGGCGCTAAGGACGAGGCAGATTCTGGAGAGCAAGACTGTTTATCTGGTGAGCGGCCTTGCCGCCGAAACGGCGGCGCGGGTGGGGATGAAGCCGGCGGCGTCGGTGGCCGCGGCGCTGGCGGAGGCTCTGCCCGCAGGCGGCGGCTTGGTCCATGTCATGCCGCACGGGACGCTCACCTTTCCGCAACTGGAATAG
- a CDS encoding (Fe-S)-binding protein, protein MQWSDLEREVIRCIKCGACQSVCPVFRELGAESTVARGKVNLIRAVIRGDVDAAGAGFEERMSWCLMCKACQENCPSGVKLDQLILAARRKLAEDKGLPLLKKLIFRLGLRNRRLFDFGMRMGPMFQGLLLRPAPGGKGMLPRLPMGLDMRRLVSPVDARPFRSRVPARVDVAEPRKTVAFFTGCMINYIYPQIGEAVVEVLKRNGIAVIIPAGQHCCGTPVYVNGDVPTAVELARATVDTFAGLEADAVITACGSCGAALRKEYAALLAGEPGYAAKAAALAAKTKDFAEFLAEEGLTAEMQGLAATATYHDSCHLARSQGVRRQPRELIAGVPGLTFKELKAPARCCGAAGSFSLAHYELSRRINDHKVDDIAASGAELVVTGCPMCMMHIRDGMNQRGVAGEVLHTAELLARAYGVEK, encoded by the coding sequence GTGCAGTGGAGCGACCTGGAGAGGGAAGTTATACGGTGCATCAAGTGCGGGGCGTGCCAGTCGGTATGCCCGGTTTTTCGGGAGCTGGGGGCCGAGTCGACGGTGGCCCGCGGCAAGGTGAACCTTATCCGGGCGGTTATCCGCGGCGACGTGGACGCGGCCGGCGCGGGTTTCGAGGAACGGATGTCGTGGTGCCTGATGTGCAAGGCGTGCCAGGAGAACTGCCCGAGCGGTGTTAAGCTCGATCAGCTGATTTTGGCGGCCCGGCGGAAGCTGGCCGAGGATAAAGGGCTGCCGCTTCTGAAGAAGCTGATTTTCCGCCTGGGGCTGAGGAACCGCCGCCTGTTCGATTTTGGGATGCGCATGGGGCCGATGTTCCAGGGGCTGCTGCTGCGGCCGGCTCCGGGGGGCAAGGGGATGCTGCCCAGGCTGCCGATGGGGCTGGATATGCGGCGGCTGGTGTCGCCGGTGGACGCGCGGCCGTTCCGCAGCCGGGTGCCGGCGCGGGTGGATGTGGCTGAACCCCGCAAGACGGTGGCGTTTTTCACCGGCTGCATGATCAATTATATTTATCCGCAGATCGGCGAGGCGGTGGTGGAGGTGCTGAAGCGCAACGGCATCGCGGTGATCATTCCCGCCGGCCAGCACTGCTGCGGCACGCCGGTGTACGTGAACGGCGACGTGCCGACGGCGGTGGAGCTGGCACGGGCGACGGTGGATACGTTCGCCGGCCTGGAGGCGGATGCGGTGATTACGGCCTGCGGGTCGTGCGGGGCGGCGCTCCGCAAGGAGTACGCGGCGCTGCTGGCCGGCGAGCCGGGGTACGCGGCGAAGGCCGCCGCTCTGGCGGCGAAGACGAAGGATTTCGCCGAGTTCCTGGCCGAGGAGGGTCTGACGGCCGAGATGCAAGGGCTGGCGGCGACGGCGACTTATCACGATTCCTGCCACCTGGCCCGCTCGCAGGGGGTGAGGCGGCAGCCGCGCGAGCTGATCGCCGGCGTGCCGGGGCTGACCTTCAAGGAGCTGAAGGCGCCCGCGCGCTGCTGCGGGGCGGCCGGCAGCTTCAGCCTCGCCCATTACGAGCTGTCGCGCAGGATCAACGACCACAAGGTGGACGATATCGCGGCGAGTGGCGCAGAGTTGGTGGTGACGGGCTGCCCGATGTGCATGATGCATATCCGCGACGGGATGAATCAGCGGGGCGTGGCGGGCGAGGTGCTGCACACGGCTGAGCTGCTGGCCCGCGCGTACGGGGTAGAAAAGTAG